The sequence tctaacattttaacccttttattgacggtatttttaaaggtgtgtgtttgatcctggtgctaagctatcagcttctttgttagctttaactgctaatggcttaggacacgtgcttgcctgctaaagaatatttacccagaaaggttgttagttttcactccagtaaataatagttccctaaacatttttttactaaacttaataactaagtaaacaccattaagccccatttctccacaAACAtctggctcttttccaaaatacttccttaaacattttaccagttccttaataatatttctttaaatattattttaataagtaaaggcagctaatgagacactgttgagaattagtcatccagaaggttggctttattcagcagatcattctttaaaacattattttaacaaaataatattttatctgatcttgcattgtgaatggttgtctaaatgttgctgattattttctaagttagttccaagactaacttaacttaatttccagattcttcaagataatccttggttctcaaacataaacattgcatggtaatgttgcatcactgtttcggtcatgattttcaatcatctttaatcaacttgtttatattgtacatagcccattagtcttccctattctttaattctgattggtagtttagttggattgttttagcatagtaaagagtttgttgattgaaatatgtttgactttgagttaacttattttgttaataaattcttgtattttaagaaattgtgtgaattcattccatgtgtgagtttatgctgttcaataatgtcagagctcgtctcacacctttctattttgccCTAATACcttcaccttactgggctggtattcacaggacaacccttaacagaccaaaatattatttgataaaatattaaaatatcaatattaaatattaaataatattttcagattcagaaTCACAACAGTGACATCCTCCATTAACTCAAACGTTTtgaatttatatatatgtacatatatatatacatatatataaacaatcaGAAATCATTAGAGCAGGAGGCAAGTCATGCTAAAGATGTGGATTGAGGAACAGTTTACAGACAAAATTTCAACTTTTTGTAGTGGGGAAAATGCAACCATAATGAGTATTTGCAGCCTGTAAAGTGTTATATATCAATTTCAAATTTaactaaacaacaaacaaaactttTCTTTATCCACATGTGGCTTGGCATTGTCTTTCTGAAATAAGCATGGACGTCCGTGAAAATGAtgttgcttggatggcagcatgTGTTACTCCAAAACCTGTTTGCACCTTTTAGCattaaacacaccctccatttctgctacctgtatgaccccttctcttttccaatgtttATAATCAGTCACACAGAGAGAGCTATCCCGATCCTTGTTGTTTTTAGTacaacaatggccatcagtgggctctagatggacaaactttatcagtttattattttacttagtgcccctacacgtggcccattCTGGGGTGgtcgggctctggcactcggtggtttggtctggcctccccggcggccctgCGCCGtggagtgccttgagacgacattgttgtaaataagcgctatataaataaataaactgaaactgaaactatctctgtagttatgctgctataggcttaggctgctggaggacatactgaccactttcaccctcttcactacattctcacactactctccaattttgcattatttgctgttatttcagtttttaacttcatgttctcgctcttttctcttcctagaagctacacctggcctgactctgtgtctacctgtggcaCCTTTTGGGGAgaggcatcgtccaagcttctgctggcaagaacttaatgctcaccctctaccgatgatccacttggccctttcagtgtttaaccctttctctctcctagatatagcaattgactgagcttttactataactaattatatgtgctctctttcagactctatccttgaaaactggctcaaagtttatctgtactttctttctagatgaaacgactaaaggagctacatccactaacatttacttttccttcccatagaaagtacttctggatcagtgcttctttgttctctttgtgtctctgctctgttctctcaaacccccagtcggtcgtggcagatggccgctcacactgagcctggttctgttggaggtttcttcctgttaaaagggagtttttcctctccgctgtcgctacatgcatgctcagtatgagggattgctgcaaagtcaatgccagtgactgtccactgtctccacatactcatccaggaggagtgaatgctacaaatctctgactcgatgcaatctgctgggtttccttagatagaaaaactttttatccaatttgaataattaactgaatctgactgcactgttcactgattaggattaattggaatgtatgtacctgacttttgtgaagtgccttgagacaacatgtgttgtgaattggcgctatataaataaactgaattgaattgaattaatggtACCTTCACACATGTGCATGTTACCTATGCAATGGGCACTAACACACCCCCAtgccatcacagatgctggctttcGAACTTTAAACTGATAACAATCCAGATAGTATTTTTCACCTTTGGCCCGGAGTACACAAtgtccatgatttccaaaaacaatttgaaatgtggactcgTCAGACCACAGCAGACTTTTCCACTTTGCATCAGTCCGTCTCAGATGAGCTAGGGCCCAGTGAAGCTTGTGGCATTTCTGGGTATTGTTGACATATGGCTTTTgctttgcatggtagagttttaacttgaaTTGTAGATGTAACAACAAACTCTGgtaactgacaatggtttttTGACGTTTTCCTGAGCCTACATGGTAATACCGGTAGTCATTACAGAATTATgtctgtttttaatgcagtgcctcctgaggGGTCGAAGGTCACAGGATTCAATGGTTTTCAGCCTTGCTGCTCatgtgcagagatttctccagattctctgaaccTTTTGATGGTATTGTGTACTATAGATGAGGAAATCCCTAAATTCCTTATAATTTGATGTTGAAAAACATTCTTTAATTGTTGGATTATTTGCTCCCACAGATTTTCACTAAGTGAAAATATTGCAAACAGTTGTTTTTTGAGCATTCTTCAACTTTCCTagtcttttgttgcccctgACCCAGCTTTTTGGAATGTGTTACAAGCATCATTCGATATGAATGAATATTcgcagaaaaacaataaaatttatcagtttgaacattataTACGTatattgtctttgtagtgtattcaattggATACAGGTTGAAAATTATTTGCAAAttgttgtattctgtttttatttatgtattacaCAACCTCTCAGTTTCATTGGAATTGGGATTGTATCCAGGATGCAGTGTGCATCTCATAATGCGCTACCGAGTGTAAGAGTTACAGACTCTTCTGAGCATCTCAAAAAAAATAGAGGTCTTTGCAATTCATAATTATGGTGGTAGTTTCCTGGATGCAGGTGAAGGGGTCTGGTAGGAGAAGGGGTAGGTAATCCACAAAATGTGTTCAGCACAAAACTTGGTCTTCTGTTCATCAGGGAATTTGAAGGTTGAGTCGCAGCCCTGGCCAAGGCTACAGCCTCATCATGAACACCAAGTAATTGGTTGTCATTTTCTTTGCTGCATTATGCAAATACAATTAGCCAAAAAAAATCCAGTGCCATGGTTAGTACCCTCACATGAATAAATCTGCGTCCTGCAGGGAAAAAAACACGCACAACTTCAAATTGTGCATTTAGGTGTGTTGCTGATAGGCCAAGGAAAGTGTGCCCTGTCAAACAGAAGCATTGCATACTTGTTTAgaatttgatcaattttcagttatttatatttaatacaACTTTATCATAACTTTATAGTAGTCACTGCACctgataaaaacaaactttcagCTTAAGATCCACTGTGTGGTCAACTGACAATGACAGTAAAGAAACTGATTTAGAATTTTCTGTGCACGATTCCTTATGACTGCACTAACCTAGATACACCATATTGCCAAAGGTTTGGCTGGCCTGCACAGGATCCTGAACCTCAACTATCCTGAACACCTTTGAGATGAAATAGAGTAGAGGCTGCAATTCTTGTTTtatcatctaactatgaacacactcctaaaccttgtgaaaGATATTTACAGAATAGTCAGATTTTCTATTGCTGGCAATGGTGAGTCCATTAACAAATTTGACCTTATAGATTAGGAACAGAATGCCATTAAACTTcacgtacagtacagaccaagagtttggacacaccttctcattcaaagagttttctttattttcatgactatgaatattgtagcttcacactgaaggtatccaaactatgaattaacacatgtggaattatatactgaacaaaaaagtgtgaaacaactgaaaatatgtcttatattctaggttcttcaaagtagccaccttttgctttgattactgctctgcacactcttggcattctgttgatgagcttcaagaggtagtcacctgaaatggttttccaacagttttgaaggaattcccagagatgcttagctcttgttggcccttttgccttcactctgcggtccagctcatcccaaaccatctcgattgggttcaggtccggtgggTCCAATCAGCGGCATGAAACAGGTGTCATAAACAAAACAGATAAGGCTAGGATGCTCAGCTAGAATATTGGTTGAAAGTTTCTATTTGAAAGATAACACCTATTGGAAGGTTTGTTTTTACGGATTTCTTCAACAAGATGAGGATGCAAAATCTGGGCCTTGCTGAACAGCTCTACACAGGGAGAGCAGTaaactgactgaaataaaactgtcttttttgtttggttGGACAGATACATCCTGGAGCAGCCATGGTCTATGTTAACTTGAAATCCATCACCGAGCCTGTGGGGATCATACGAATAATGGCAGTCATCATCACTTGTATGTGTTTCAGCCTGATGGCATCAGTGAAACCTGACTCTTCGCCATACTGGGGGTGGTGTATGTTCACCTGGATCTTCTGCTGCTTTTTCACCCTTCTCATTCTCATCCTGGAGTTCACCACTGTCAGCACCAAAGTGCCTTTTGCCTGGGAAGACTTCACTGCTGCCTTTGCTATTCTATCAAGTGTCCTGTGCCTGTGTGCCTCCATCATGTACCCGACCTTTTTCAGCTGCAGCACATGTTACCGTCAGATTGGAGCTTCCGTGGTATCCTGGATTTGTTTTGCACTGTATTTTGCCGAGGTGGTTCTAACGCGCCTTCGCCCAAGTGGGCAGAACAGCGGATTTCTCTCCACGCTGCCGGGCATAATGAAGATGCTGGAGAGTTTATTTGCCTGTCTCATCTTCCTGTCATTGGAAAGTGGCCAATACTCAGGTTCCCCAGCACTGAACTGGTGTGTAGCTGTGTACTCCCTGTGTTTCATTTTCACCATCGCCATAATCCTGGTCACTGTTGGAAATCTTACGATTTATTTTCCATTCTCTTTTGACACAGTTGTGATTGTTTATAATGTTTTGGCAGCGGTGATGTATATAACAGCCATGGTTGTGTGGCCACTGAGTTCTTTTCACAACAATAAGAGACCAGTGGGCTGTGGCAACCTCTGTGCCTGGGATAAATTGGTTCTAATCACCGTCATGACAGTCTTTAACTCTATTGTTTACACACTGGACTCTATCTACTCCATACTTCTGGTCTTTTTTCTCAGCAGTGAGTGAGTTGCTGCCTATCAGGACTATTACAACCGTTAAGAACCTAAATGATTTTGAATAGTCTTTTCTGTACCAAAATTCTGCCAATAAACTTTACTAGACTCTGCTGATACTTATCAAAATTGCATATGTAATGGAAAGGTTGACCCTATTGTGTATACATTGTGTAAtacagccagaaaaaaaaaacagttggtTAAACATTAGAGCTGTGATATCATTGtgataaaaatgacaaatagaTGAGTAGAACTTTGGATCCTGAGGGTAATGTTTTATTGCCACATCAAAGTCAAACAGTGTgccagataaataaatatttatacacCCTCAAACCACTATATTGTATCTTTCTTTATATGGCAAGTGAAGATGCAGGGCATATCTATTCCTCTAATTTAATAATatatgtaaagaaataacacGCAGCTCAGAGATTCAACAGacaccacacacaaaaaaattaccAGATAATAACATTCTCATGCAATGCTATACTATACAGACCCCGCACACAAAGATAAAGATTAGCTCTACTCGGCCTACCAAAAGCTTGAAGTGACTGACCTGGCAGGGGAGTTGGAGATTTTGTCTGATTATGTCAGCTCATAATTATTTGACTACTTAAAGGCAGTAATAGACTTTGCATCTCCTGTGGGCAATATCTACACTTTTAGATGTCATTGACAGACCTGCAAGAAAGTTGGAAATTGAACATGCATTAATTGCTAATTCTGTACACAAATCTGAACATCCTGCTTTTCTAAATAAACACCCCTGAACATTCCTTCAGGAGTGCGCCACAGCTGTTGTGACCAGACCCTGACGGGGTGAGAAGAGAGAGATGTGGGTTATTCTAAGAAATGTCAACTCAGGCTAAATATCTCTCTAATAAGATGAAGATAAGACCTAGGTATATATTTTAAGAATTGAAAGTGGTGTGCTCTGTTTGGGaaaaactgggtcagccttGCCTTGGATCAGAAATTACAAATTTAATTCATTATCAAATCATCATCAGACAATTGTTTATGTAAAGAATATTTGGTGTCGCTAGATAttctgtgactgtgtgtgtttattttttatatagcaTTACCTTTGCGTATCTTATTGTGAATGGAACATAgaacttatttattttatcataaaaTATGTCCGGATTGTGTTTTTTGGGGcaaatttgcattttttgtgatttcttttcAATCAAGTCTTTAAACTAAATAGAGGAATGTGTGtattttcaggatttttttgttgtgttgttGACTCTCAATTATAGTGCATTTTTAAATGGTAAACTAGCATTGCaatttgatttatatttttgtttatttatttttttcatttgatgtTGAAGTCACTTCCACAAGGTGGACATATTTTTTCATGAACTCTGAATATACCGTAAAGGATAAAGCTATTTAGCCTTTTAATTGCTTTTTTGATGGCCTTGTCCAAATAATAGTAAAAGAACCAATGTTATTGTTAAACTTTCATAAGACTCATCAATAACACCCACCAACCCATTGATTATTAGGTCTAGAGGGAATtatctttttcacatagggccaggtagGTTTATATAGCTT is a genomic window of Girardinichthys multiradiatus isolate DD_20200921_A chromosome X, DD_fGirMul_XY1, whole genome shotgun sequence containing:
- the LOC124863344 gene encoding myeloid-associated differentiation marker homolog; protein product: MVYVNLKSITEPVGIIRIMAVIITCMCFSLMASVKPDSSPYWGWCMFTWIFCCFFTLLILILEFTTVSTKVPFAWEDFTAAFAILSSVLCLCASIMYPTFFSCSTCYRQIGASVVSWICFALYFAEVVLTRLRPSGQNSGFLSTLPGIMKMLESLFACLIFLSLESGQYSGSPALNWCVAVYSLCFIFTIAIILVTVGNLTIYFPFSFDTVVIVYNVLAAVMYITAMVVWPLSSFHNNKRPVGCGNLCAWDKLVLITVMTVFNSIVYTLDSIYSILLVFFLSSE